In Aquiflexum balticum DSM 16537, a single genomic region encodes these proteins:
- a CDS encoding SDR family NAD(P)-dependent oxidoreductase: MKSPEMENNSKKRVVITGGASGIGLAITELFAKKGHFVFFLDFNSVASQQVTSSLKKKGWNVQFIQTDVSDFQSVKEAFRQMPEKIDVLVNNAGISHVGNLEDTTEEDFERLFQVNAKGVFTCSQEAISKLKANGGGTIINMCSVAATMGIPDRFAYSMTKGAVLAMTVSIARDYVTDLIRCNCISPGRVHTPFVDGFLAKNYPGKEKEMFEKLAASQPIGRMGKPEEIAGLVYYLASDEASFITGSNFPIDGGFLGLKV, translated from the coding sequence ATGAAAAGTCCCGAAATGGAAAATAACAGTAAGAAAAGGGTGGTAATCACAGGCGGTGCTAGTGGCATAGGTTTGGCAATAACTGAATTATTTGCAAAAAAAGGACATTTTGTGTTCTTTCTGGATTTCAACTCTGTTGCTAGTCAACAAGTTACTTCTTCATTAAAAAAAAAAGGATGGAATGTTCAATTTATTCAGACCGATGTATCCGACTTTCAAAGTGTTAAAGAGGCTTTCAGGCAAATGCCGGAAAAAATTGATGTTTTGGTAAATAATGCCGGCATATCCCATGTAGGAAATCTGGAGGATACAACAGAAGAGGATTTTGAACGGCTTTTTCAGGTAAATGCAAAGGGTGTTTTTACCTGCTCACAAGAAGCAATATCCAAACTTAAAGCAAACGGAGGGGGAACCATAATTAACATGTGTTCCGTGGCCGCCACTATGGGAATACCAGATCGTTTTGCTTATTCGATGACCAAAGGAGCAGTACTTGCTATGACGGTTTCCATTGCCAGGGATTATGTGACTGACCTGATCCGTTGCAATTGTATTTCACCCGGACGGGTGCATACCCCCTTTGTTGATGGTTTTCTTGCTAAAAACTATCCGGGAAAAGAAAAGGAAATGTTTGAAAAACTGGCTGCATCTCAACCCATTGGAAGGATGGGAAAACCTGAGGAAATAGCTGGATTGGTATATTATCTTGCTTCAGATGAAGCTTCATTTATTACAGGGAGTAACTTCCCTATTGATGGGGGGTTCTTAGGGCTCAAAGTATAA
- a CDS encoding fumarylacetoacetate hydrolase family protein, with protein sequence MKLLRFGEKGNEKPGIEINKKWLDCSAFGEDWSEDFFENKGLERLKIWVDSNIDKLQDIDKKTRLASPIKRPSKIICVGLNYSLHAKESGMPLPEVPILFMKATSSLCGPNDAIIIPKNSTKTDWEVELAVVIGKKATYVKKENAMDYVAGYCLHNDVSERDFQLHHGGQWVKGKSSDHFAPLGPFLVTKDEIKDPHNLRLWLKVNGQMMQDSNTSDLVFNIPTLVSYISQYMSLLPGDIISTGTPSGVGLGLKPPRYLGHGDEVELGIDGLGSAKQQALDFDNV encoded by the coding sequence ATGAAACTACTTAGATTTGGGGAAAAAGGAAATGAAAAACCTGGTATTGAAATAAACAAAAAATGGTTGGACTGTTCAGCTTTTGGAGAAGATTGGTCAGAGGATTTTTTTGAAAATAAGGGCTTGGAAAGACTTAAAATTTGGGTTGATTCAAACATAGATAAATTACAGGACATCGATAAGAAAACCAGATTAGCGTCCCCGATAAAAAGACCTTCAAAAATCATTTGTGTTGGTTTAAACTATTCTCTTCATGCCAAAGAAAGCGGTATGCCTTTACCTGAGGTCCCAATTCTTTTTATGAAAGCAACATCTTCTCTATGTGGACCAAATGATGCCATTATTATCCCAAAAAATTCAACTAAAACTGATTGGGAAGTGGAACTTGCTGTGGTTATCGGAAAGAAAGCCACTTATGTTAAAAAAGAAAATGCAATGGATTATGTGGCCGGTTATTGTCTCCACAATGATGTCAGTGAAAGAGATTTCCAATTACATCACGGAGGTCAATGGGTTAAAGGAAAAAGTTCAGACCATTTTGCCCCACTTGGACCTTTTTTGGTGACAAAAGATGAAATCAAAGACCCGCATAATCTGAGACTTTGGCTGAAAGTAAATGGGCAAATGATGCAGGATAGCAATACTTCTGATCTTGTATTTAATATCCCGACCCTTGTTTCTTACATCAGTCAGTACATGAGTCTGCTACCAGGGGATATCATATCTACCGGAACTCCGTCAGGGGTTGGTTTAGGACTTAAGCCGCCTCGTTACCTAGGTCATGGTGATGAGGTAGAATTGGGTATTGATGGATTGGGATCGGCAAAACAGCAAGCTTTGGATTTCGACAATGTCTGA
- a CDS encoding L-fucose dehydrogenase produces MELNLENKVFLISGGAKGIGAAISRTIVQEGGIAVIIDPSKEAGANLFQDLVSENKKVYHIPLRLLEAEHSKEAVDLTVSRFGRIDGVVNNAGANDGIGLEHGSPVAFRKSVEKNLGHYYDLVHFALPFLKSSKGSIVNISSKTAITGQGNTSGYTAAKGAQLSLTREWAVELLPYGIRVNAVIPAEVMTPLYQKWLDTFDHPEEQLNLIENRIPLEKRMTTPQEIANMVIFLLSDRSSHTTGQLLYVDGGYTHLDRAIGRK; encoded by the coding sequence ATGGAATTGAACCTGGAAAATAAAGTGTTTCTGATTTCTGGAGGGGCCAAAGGTATTGGAGCTGCCATCAGTAGAACCATTGTACAGGAGGGGGGAATAGCAGTCATCATTGACCCATCAAAAGAAGCAGGAGCAAACCTGTTCCAAGATCTGGTATCAGAAAATAAAAAAGTCTATCATATACCATTAAGGTTATTAGAAGCTGAACATTCCAAGGAGGCTGTTGATTTAACCGTCAGCCGCTTTGGAAGAATAGATGGTGTTGTAAACAATGCAGGTGCTAATGATGGAATCGGTTTGGAGCATGGGTCACCAGTAGCATTTAGAAAATCTGTAGAAAAGAACTTGGGGCATTATTATGATCTGGTTCACTTTGCACTACCGTTTCTAAAATCATCCAAAGGGAGTATTGTAAACATCAGCAGCAAAACTGCCATTACAGGTCAGGGGAACACAAGCGGCTATACAGCAGCTAAAGGTGCCCAACTATCCCTGACCAGAGAATGGGCGGTGGAATTATTGCCCTATGGTATTAGGGTAAATGCGGTAATCCCTGCCGAAGTTATGACTCCCTTATACCAAAAATGGCTTGATACATTTGATCATCCAGAAGAGCAACTTAACCTGATTGAAAATAGAATTCCATTAGAGAAAAGAATGACTACTCCTCAGGAAATTGCCAATATGGTAATTTTCCTTTTATCTGACAGGTCCTCTCATACCACGGGACAACTGCTTTATGTAGATGGAGGTTATACCCACTTAGATCGAGCCATTGGGAGAAAGTAA